From Armatimonadota bacterium, one genomic window encodes:
- the tkt gene encoding transketolase yields MEERALDELCINTIRMLAIDAIQQANSGHPGAVLGFAPAAYVLWTKFLKHNPENPDWPDRDRFVLSAGHASMLLYALLYLTGYDLSLEDLRNFRQWGSRTPGHPERHLTPGVEVTTGPLGQGFGNGVGMAIAERHLAAVFNRPGYEIVDHYVYAVVSDGDLMEGVAAEAASLAGHLRLGKLIYLYDCNRVTLSESTDYSFTEDVAKRFEAYGWHVQDVPDGNDLEALEASIRAAREELDRPSLIIVHTRIGYGSPKEGSYEAHGAPLGVEGVRATKERLGWPYEEPFTVPEAALRRFREALARGRRWEAEWRRNFEAWAQAYPDLAALWDHAHRHELPEGWDEEIPVFPPGEQVATRAASGRILNAIAPRVPWLVGGSADLNPSTNTTLRGLGDFQSPARRIGDPQGGSGGSVDYRGRNLHFGVREHAMGAIANGLAAHGGVRPFAATFLVFSDYMRPSIRLAALSRLPVIYVFTHDSIFVGEDGPTHQPVEHLPSLRAIPHLLVIRPADANETAEAWRVALEYTAGPVALVLTRQPVPTLDRTRYAPASGLRRGGYVLADSRQGPPELILLASGSEVVLCVEVYERLVRRGIRARVVSLPCWELFDIQPREYREAVLPPHVERRIAVEAASPLGWERYVGCRGRIVGVDRFGASAPYPVVAERFGFTPDRVERLSLELLEAD; encoded by the coding sequence ATGGAGGAGCGGGCGCTGGACGAGCTGTGCATCAACACCATCCGGATGCTGGCCATCGACGCCATCCAACAGGCCAACTCCGGACACCCCGGGGCGGTGCTGGGGTTCGCGCCTGCCGCCTACGTCCTGTGGACGAAGTTCTTAAAGCACAATCCCGAGAACCCAGATTGGCCCGACCGAGATCGGTTCGTGCTCTCCGCGGGCCATGCCTCCATGCTCCTCTACGCCCTTCTGTACCTCACGGGCTACGATCTCTCCCTGGAGGACCTCCGGAACTTCCGGCAGTGGGGAAGCCGTACCCCGGGACATCCGGAGCGTCACCTGACCCCCGGGGTGGAGGTAACCACGGGGCCGCTCGGACAGGGCTTCGGGAACGGAGTGGGCATGGCCATCGCGGAGCGCCACCTTGCCGCGGTGTTCAACCGCCCTGGGTATGAGATCGTGGACCACTACGTGTACGCCGTGGTCTCGGACGGCGATCTCATGGAGGGGGTGGCCGCGGAGGCCGCGAGCCTCGCGGGGCACCTGCGGCTGGGCAAGCTCATCTACCTGTACGACTGCAACCGGGTGACCCTGAGCGAGAGCACGGACTACTCCTTCACGGAGGACGTGGCAAAGCGGTTCGAGGCATACGGATGGCACGTGCAGGATGTCCCGGACGGCAACGATCTGGAAGCCCTGGAGGCATCTATCCGTGCAGCGCGGGAGGAGCTGGACCGACCCTCCCTCATCATCGTGCACACGCGGATCGGCTACGGAAGCCCGAAGGAGGGATCCTATGAGGCGCACGGGGCCCCCCTGGGGGTGGAGGGTGTGCGGGCCACCAAGGAGCGGCTGGGCTGGCCCTACGAGGAGCCCTTCACGGTGCCGGAGGCGGCGTTGCGACGTTTCCGGGAGGCCCTCGCACGGGGACGGCGGTGGGAGGCGGAGTGGCGGCGGAACTTCGAAGCGTGGGCGCAGGCCTACCCGGACCTCGCCGCTCTGTGGGACCACGCGCATCGCCACGAGCTCCCGGAAGGGTGGGATGAGGAGATTCCTGTTTTCCCGCCCGGGGAGCAGGTGGCCACCCGCGCGGCCAGCGGACGGATCCTCAACGCCATCGCGCCGCGCGTTCCGTGGCTGGTGGGCGGGTCCGCGGACCTCAACCCCTCTACCAACACCACCCTACGGGGTCTGGGGGATTTCCAGAGCCCCGCGCGCCGCATCGGGGACCCGCAGGGCGGCAGCGGCGGCTCCGTGGATTACCGGGGTCGCAACCTGCACTTCGGGGTCCGGGAGCACGCCATGGGGGCTATTGCGAACGGACTAGCGGCCCACGGCGGGGTGCGCCCTTTTGCCGCCACCTTCCTCGTGTTCAGCGACTACATGCGGCCCTCGATCCGGCTTGCGGCCCTGAGCAGGCTTCCCGTCATCTACGTCTTCACCCACGACTCGATCTTCGTGGGCGAGGACGGCCCCACCCATCAGCCCGTCGAACACCTCCCTTCCCTGCGGGCCATCCCCCACCTTCTCGTGATCCGGCCCGCGGACGCCAACGAGACCGCGGAGGCCTGGCGGGTGGCCCTGGAGTACACCGCGGGTCCCGTGGCCCTGGTGCTCACCCGCCAGCCGGTCCCAACCCTGGACCGCACCCGGTACGCGCCCGCAAGCGGCCTGCGCCGGGGCGGATACGTGCTCGCGGATTCCAGGCAGGGCCCTCCGGAACTCATCCTCCTCGCCAGCGGCTCGGAGGTGGTGCTGTGCGTGGAGGTCTATGAGCGCCTGGTGCGCCGGGGCATCCGGGCCCGGGTGGTCAGCCTCCCGTGCTGGGAACTGTTCGACATTCAGCCCCGGGAGTATCGGGAGGCCGTGCTTCCTCCGCACGTGGAGCGCCGCATCGCGGTGGAGGCGGCAAGTCCCCTCGGCTGGGAACGATACGTGGGCTGCCGGGGCCGGATCGTAGGAGTGGACCGTTTCGGGGCCTCTGCCCCCTATCCGGTGGTGGCGGAGCGATTCGGGTTTACCCCGGACCGCGTGGAGCGGTTGAGTCTGGAGCTCCTGGAGGCAGATTAA